A window of Raineyella sp. W15-4 contains these coding sequences:
- a CDS encoding single-stranded DNA-binding protein, with translation MAGETVITVVGNLTADPELRFLPSGAAVANFTVASTPRTFDRQSGEWKDGDALFLNCAVWRQAAENVAESLRKGMRVLVQGRLRQRSYETQQGERRTVFELEVDEVGPSLRYATAAVTRSSGGQGGQGGQGSGFGGGQGGYGSQGGGQSAGGRSNQGGYGNQRGGQSGQGSYGGGDNREQLADPWGQPQSDEPPF, from the coding sequence ATGGCTGGCGAAACCGTCATCACCGTCGTCGGTAACCTCACCGCCGACCCCGAGCTGCGCTTCCTCCCCTCCGGGGCGGCCGTCGCGAACTTCACCGTGGCCTCGACGCCGCGGACGTTCGACCGGCAGTCCGGCGAGTGGAAGGACGGCGACGCACTGTTCCTCAACTGCGCCGTGTGGCGTCAGGCGGCCGAGAATGTCGCCGAGTCGCTGCGCAAGGGCATGCGGGTGCTGGTGCAGGGCCGGCTGCGGCAGCGCAGTTACGAGACCCAGCAGGGCGAGCGCCGTACCGTCTTCGAGCTCGAGGTCGACGAGGTCGGCCCGTCGCTGCGCTACGCCACCGCCGCCGTCACCCGCTCCTCGGGTGGTCAGGGCGGTCAAGGTGGTCAGGGCAGCGGCTTCGGTGGTGGCCAGGGTGGCTACGGCTCCCAGGGCGGTGGCCAGTCCGCCGGCGGTCGCAGCAACCAGGGTGGCTACGGCAACCAGCGCGGTGGCCAGTCCGGCCAGGGATCGTACGGCGGCGGGGACAACCGCGAGCAGCTGGCCGACCCGTGGGGCCAGCCGCAGAGCGACGAGCCCCCGTTCTGA
- a CDS encoding type II toxin-antitoxin system VapC family toxin → MADPGVMPGDGPVGIVLDCSVVVDLLGSTEAPELLSRLPVDAVWHAPVLLATEVVSAARGLMLGGRVSSDRACAMVAAFDDLGITLWSPDRAQSLHALDLAENLTAYDAAYVVLAEGLDLPLVTRDRRLAAAVGGRVQVLSV, encoded by the coding sequence GTGGCTGATCCGGGCGTCATGCCTGGCGATGGCCCGGTGGGTATCGTGCTCGACTGCTCGGTCGTGGTCGACCTGCTCGGCTCGACGGAGGCTCCGGAGCTGCTGTCGCGCCTACCCGTGGATGCGGTCTGGCATGCCCCGGTGCTGCTGGCGACGGAGGTCGTTTCGGCCGCCCGGGGGCTCATGCTCGGCGGGCGGGTCAGCAGTGACCGTGCCTGTGCGATGGTCGCGGCGTTCGACGATCTCGGGATCACTCTCTGGTCACCTGATCGGGCCCAGTCCCTGCATGCCCTCGATCTGGCGGAGAACCTGACCGCCTACGACGCCGCCTACGTCGTTCTGGCCGAGGGCCTGGACCTGCCGCTGGTGACCCGGGACCGGCGGTTGGCCGCGGCCGTCGGTGGCCGGGTGCAGGTCCTGTCGGTCTGA
- a CDS encoding nuclear transport factor 2 family protein — protein MDITGDLTALFETYATLLTEGDLDHLARLYVYPAMVIAPHARLVVQDHDQTRRYFAGAVKGYAEKGIVRSHPTVTWCDQPGRGVAVAYVTLRNVDAAGREVNQEHYCYQLVQLDGWWKISTITPLLG, from the coding sequence ATGGACATCACCGGGGACCTCACCGCCCTCTTCGAGACGTACGCGACCCTGCTCACCGAGGGTGACCTCGACCACCTGGCGCGGCTCTACGTCTACCCGGCGATGGTGATCGCCCCACACGCCCGGCTGGTCGTGCAGGACCACGACCAGACCCGGCGCTACTTCGCCGGCGCCGTGAAGGGCTACGCCGAGAAGGGGATCGTCCGCTCGCACCCGACGGTCACCTGGTGCGACCAGCCCGGCCGGGGCGTCGCCGTCGCGTACGTCACCCTCCGCAACGTCGACGCCGCGGGCCGCGAGGTCAACCAGGAGCACTACTGCTACCAGTTGGTCCAGCTCGACGGCTGGTGGAAGATCAGCACGATCACCCCGCTGCTGGGCTGA
- the rplI gene encoding 50S ribosomal protein L9: MKLILTNAVANLGIAGDVVEVKDGYARNYLIPQGLGIKWTRGAESQIAGIKRNRDARQVRDRAHADELRTQIEALKVQVVVRASEEGKLFGAVTSADIAKAVKAAGGPTIDKRGVKIEKPIKTVGEHNVGLKIHEAVTAYFPVVVVAS, translated from the coding sequence ATGAAGCTCATCCTGACCAACGCCGTGGCCAATCTCGGCATCGCCGGGGACGTCGTCGAGGTGAAGGACGGCTACGCCCGCAACTACCTGATCCCGCAGGGACTCGGGATCAAGTGGACCCGCGGCGCCGAGTCGCAGATCGCCGGCATCAAGCGCAACCGGGACGCCCGTCAGGTGCGTGACCGCGCCCACGCCGACGAGCTGCGCACCCAGATCGAGGCCCTCAAGGTCCAGGTCGTCGTCCGCGCCTCCGAGGAGGGCAAGCTCTTCGGTGCCGTCACCTCGGCGGACATCGCCAAGGCCGTCAAGGCCGCCGGTGGCCCGACCATCGACAAGCGTGGGGTGAAGATCGAGAAGCCGATCAAGACCGTCGGTGAGCACAACGTGGGCCTGAAGATCCACGAGGCCGTCACCGCCTACTTCCCGGTGGTCGTCGTCGCCTCCTGA
- the rpsR gene encoding 30S ribosomal protein S18, which yields MAVRKPISKKKAAPIKKTRIGKVDYKDTALLRKFISERGKIRARRVTGLSVQDQRKVAIAIKNAREVALLPYTSSTR from the coding sequence ATGGCCGTACGCAAGCCCATCAGCAAGAAGAAGGCTGCGCCGATCAAGAAGACCCGGATCGGCAAGGTGGACTACAAGGACACCGCGCTGCTGCGCAAGTTCATCTCCGAGCGCGGCAAGATCCGGGCCCGCCGGGTGACCGGCCTGTCGGTCCAGGACCAGCGCAAGGTCGCCATCGCCATCAAGAACGCTCGCGAGGTGGCCCTGCTGCCGTACACCTCCAGCACGCGCTGA
- a CDS encoding MATE family efflux transporter: protein MNAAARNTRPSRNVRTLNREILALAVPAFATLVAEPLLILVDTTIVGHLGTAQLAGLTLASNVVGVLVGLSIFLAYGTTATVARRLGAGDRRGALSGGMDGMVLGLLIGLALFLGLVVGAPSILGLYGSSPEATGYAATYLRIVALGLPAQLVSLASTGVLRGLQDTRTPLYVAVGVNLANIALNLTLVYGVGMGIAGAALGTALSQWAGATVLGATVLRGAARHGVRFRPAFGGVLAAARSGGWLVLRAATLQAAITVTTFTASGMGEVALAGHQVAYSLWQTMAYALDAFAIAAQALIGLRLGAGDVAGTRRITRRVLVWGVGFGIVVGLLLVLARPVLGGLFTPDPRVHAVLMVTLVVLACIVPVGGVTFVLDGVLIGAGDARYLSLAGLLVTVIYTPLALVVRAMDAGLAWLWAAYGVWIAARAVTLWLRARGTAWMVVGR from the coding sequence GTGAACGCGGCAGCCCGGAACACACGGCCGAGTAGGAACGTCCGCACCCTCAACCGCGAGATCCTTGCCCTGGCCGTGCCGGCGTTCGCCACCCTGGTCGCCGAACCGCTGCTGATCCTGGTCGACACCACGATCGTCGGGCACCTCGGCACTGCCCAGCTGGCCGGCCTTACCCTCGCCTCGAACGTGGTGGGCGTCCTCGTCGGGCTGTCGATCTTCCTGGCGTACGGCACCACGGCCACCGTCGCGCGTCGGCTGGGCGCCGGGGACCGGCGCGGCGCCCTGTCCGGGGGGATGGACGGCATGGTGCTGGGCCTGCTGATCGGGCTGGCCCTCTTCCTCGGCCTGGTGGTCGGCGCGCCCAGCATCCTCGGTCTCTACGGCTCCAGCCCGGAGGCCACCGGCTACGCCGCCACGTACCTGCGCATCGTGGCGCTGGGGCTGCCCGCCCAGCTGGTCAGCCTGGCCTCGACCGGGGTACTGCGCGGGCTGCAGGACACCCGGACACCGCTCTACGTCGCGGTGGGCGTGAACCTGGCCAACATCGCCCTCAACCTCACCCTGGTCTACGGCGTCGGGATGGGGATCGCCGGCGCCGCCCTCGGCACGGCACTGTCCCAGTGGGCGGGGGCGACGGTGCTCGGCGCCACCGTGCTGCGCGGCGCGGCACGTCACGGGGTCAGGTTCCGGCCGGCATTCGGTGGCGTGCTGGCTGCCGCCCGCTCCGGCGGCTGGCTGGTGCTGCGGGCCGCCACCCTGCAGGCCGCCATCACGGTCACCACGTTCACCGCCTCGGGGATGGGGGAGGTCGCGCTGGCCGGTCACCAGGTCGCCTACAGCCTGTGGCAGACGATGGCGTACGCCCTGGACGCGTTCGCCATCGCCGCCCAGGCGCTGATCGGACTGCGACTCGGCGCCGGCGACGTCGCCGGCACTCGGCGGATCACCCGGCGGGTGCTCGTCTGGGGAGTCGGCTTCGGCATCGTCGTCGGGCTGCTGCTGGTGCTGGCCCGGCCGGTGCTGGGCGGCCTGTTCACCCCCGACCCCCGGGTGCACGCCGTCCTGATGGTGACCCTGGTGGTCCTCGCCTGCATCGTCCCCGTCGGCGGGGTGACATTCGTGCTCGACGGCGTACTGATCGGCGCCGGCGACGCCCGCTACCTCTCGCTGGCCGGGCTGCTGGTCACGGTGATCTACACCCCACTCGCGCTGGTGGTGCGGGCGATGGACGCCGGGCTGGCCTGGCTGTGGGCCGCGTACGGCGTGTGGATCGCCGCCCGCGCGGTGACGCTGTGGCTCCGGGCCCGCGGGACCGCCTGGATGGTCGTCGGACGGTAG